Within the Paramormyrops kingsleyae isolate MSU_618 chromosome 2, PKINGS_0.4, whole genome shotgun sequence genome, the region TAGCAGGCTAGTTTTAACCACAGAAACCCTGTCAGATGTGATAAACAGGGCAGCATGCTGAAGGATGAGAGTGCTGGCAGTCTTGGTGATCACAGAACTTGCTCATCTGAGGGATATCTGGTGACACAACTGTTACTTAGTCAGTGTGTTTTTCCTGAGGTTTATTTGCCAACACTATACCATGGCATAGCCTCCGAAGCAAAACGTGCTGCAAGGGTTCACTGATCTTTTGAAGTGTGTGGAATGTTAACCTTTGACTCGCTAACATTTTCACTTCCCCTCCCCCTCACAGTGAAGCTGAACGGCGGTCGCCATGTCCAGGGGATCCTGCGTGGGTTTGACCCCTTCATGAACCTGGTGATGGACGACTGCCTGGAGATGGCCTCTGGGGGGCAGCAGAGCACCATTGGCATGGTGGTCAGTCCTGTTCATTTGCCTTAGCAGGGTGGTATGTGGCTCACTGGGTTAGGCCTCTGCCTGTGATCGAAAGGCCATCGGTTCAatccccagcctcagcagaatagtgaAATCACCATCaggcccttaagcaaggcctttaatggtggggggtggggcagataAATCACCTgtccccaagcttcactctcaactCAATGTACGTTTGTCTGTGTCAAAAAGGatagcaagatgggatatgcacAGAGAAGCATTCAGATATACCTGTACTCATATTTGtgcatgcatttaaaaaatatgcatACATTGCACAGACAGTGTTCTTGTCACAATCGctatatacataaaaataacCTGCAGTGTTTTTCGCCAATATCTATGCAGGCTAGTGCTGATTGTTAATCTGCAGGCTCAGAGATTCTCTGCTCTTTTTCTAGTAGGATTTCAGAAATCCACGCTTGAGGACACTGACGTCGCAGCGGCAGAATATCTGGGGCCATTGTGTAGTTTAAAACTCCCTAATAACACACctgaataaacattttaatcacAGTCCATCATTTGAGGAGTCTTACCCATATTTGAAGTAGACCTCTGATTTTTATTTCCTGAAGTAGGGTGTCAGGGTGTATCTGCATACTTATgaagtatttttcttttctttctcccCTTCTAGGTGATACGTGGTAACAGTATCATTATGCTGGAGGCTCTGGAGCGAGTATGAAGACTGATGAAACAGAACTAATAATCATCCTTCACCTCTGTATTAAATCCCTGTAGTACATGCTGTCACTGCAGAAGTACCCAGTGACGTTTTGCAATGCACATGAAGATTTTTGTTTGAAAGCCTTTTTTATAACTGGTCCTCCTGGAGACCTTTTTCAGAAGTGGAGATTCTTGTTCAAGGAACGGTGATGTGACTGTATAGTAGCAGTGCATTGACCTGAGTGCTTTTCAAAGCATCGTATGAGTGTTGGGAACAGGAATCGTGTGTAAAtgtatgcaaaaataaaattttgtactgAACATTTTTTGCCCTTGAAAGATTGTGGAACTTCAGACACATTTGTGTAGCACTCAAATCAGTTTGTCAGATAAATCTTTGTGGTTGTGCAAGTACAAGGGGAATGAAATGTAGTTTAGCATCTGCCAATAATGCAAACAGTGAGCAGAATAGAAGGTGAGCAGGAAGCTGTGCATGCCATAAATACTGAAatgtatactgtaaatatacacTGATAAGCTATAACACTAAAGCCACCTGCCTAGTATTGTGTAGGTCCTCCTCATGCCACCAAAATAGCTCTAACCCattgaggcatggactccacaaggctctgaaggtgtcctgtggtatctgggaCCAAGACTTCAGCAGCAGATCTTTTAACTCCTGTAACATGCCAGCAGGAGCCTCCAGGGATAGGACTCGTTtctccagcacatcccacagatgctcaatcaaattgagatctggggaatttggaagcaaattcaactttttttttccatgttcctcaaaccattgcTGAACACTTTTTATGGTCTGGCAGGATACACTATCCTGccgaaagaggccactgccaccAGAGAATACTGTAATGAAGTGCTGTACTTGGTTTGCAataatgtttaggtaggtgatATGTGTCAGAGTAACATCCACTTGAATGCCAGGTTACCCAGCAGAACATTTCCCCACTtaaatgacacacacacccagctgtccacatgatgtaacagaaaacgtgACTCCTCAGatcaggccaccttcttccattgctccatggtccagttctgatgctcatGTTCAACACTAACACACCCGTCAGTAGTCAGCTGTCAGTAATGTTTCTGTGTACTGATAAAATGCTGCCCGATTGAGTCTACgattgagcatctgtgggatgtgctggagaAACGAGTCCTGCTTGCAACTTACAGGAGTTAAAAGATCTGCCACTATAGTCTTGgttccagataccacaggacaccttcagagtcttgtggagtccataaAAGGAACGTGTTGCCTCCGTTTAATCGGGTGGGCAGCCTTATGGAATGCTTTATCCTGGTGTGCTGAGCTATAAAAGAGTAGGACGTGATTCGGGTGAGAGTGTCACGTCATCTGGAACATTAGTGGAGAAAACAACAAATACTGTACTTGAAACTGGCATCACGCCACAGACACACCACAGGGAAGTTTGTCATGAGATCTGTTTGGATGTGTGGATGTATGACTTACCATTTAGTCTAGATTAAACTGATTGGACTGGATTGTTAATACTGTACTGTGATCTATGATATTCCAATGACTTGATCACTTTTAGAATGTGAACAATCGCCACCTTTTCTCAAAAACTGCCCCAGTTTCCTTTAACTTTACCAGTCCGTTTATCTCTATGCTCTGATAAGCTGCTGAATTGATTGGTTTCTGATGTTTCTGGTTGTTTGTCTAACAATAAATGTCAAGAAGACAAGGCAAGAAAGGTGGAGCTACAGGTTCTCACAAACAATTAGCTTCGATAATGAAGGAGTATTAAAGGGTTAGAGGGGAGACCGGCAGAAGCAGACAGTACTGGCTGAGTACTCATTCTAGGCCTCCTTACTCACAGACACTATAATGGCAAAGGTAAGAATAACCTGGAATATGCTTAACATTCAGAACTGCAGTCAGCTCACTAGTatatggcggggggggggcagcattttATCAGTACACAGAAACATTACTGACGGCTGATTACTGACAGGGGTGTGCTAGTGTCGAACCCCTGCCCCAGGCCTGTCATGGGTGTCCTGGACTAGGAGAAGACCTAACCTATAGTGACATTGACTAACGGTGCCTGTTCAAATTTGGATTTCAATGGCAAGTTTTGATTcaatgtgtgattgtgtgtgtatatataccatACCATCCATTTCCGAGGCACGGATTTTCTTGATGCTCTTGGTTTCTTGTGACTCCCCATGATGTTGAATCAGCCATTTACCCCGGAGTGACTTTCCTGGACCTGTGTTCATCAGGCATCTTTTCAAAAGATACCACGGCAGCGTCTTTCCTCAGACGTCAGCCAGAGACCTAACCACTGTGCTGCTGTAGTCGTGCTAGTTTGCCAAAAATCCTGTAGAGTCACATTTTGCCGCTGATTGTGTTATAAAGGGACATAAATTTTGAAGCAGCACATATTAACATAGTTATTAAGCATGTAAATAGGTTGCTCATTAATGCTCTTTTTTGTCCTTTTCTGTATAATCTCTCAGTACCTCCAAGCCCTTATTCTACTTGGAGCTCTTCTGGTAGGAGCGATAGCTGATGAGGTAAGAAATGTTTAACATGCAGTAATATACCCAGCAGATTGTCATAAATCGTATAATGTAACAAATTCATGTTACTGTCACTATAaattttgcttttcttttgctgtttttgctgtcAAATCCACTGAAAACAACTattgtttttgtctgtttttgtcttGCCTCCCTTTTATGTTCCTCTGCTTCGTTGCAGAATGTTTCCCTGGTGAGGAAAGGCGCTAATGGCCAGTACCACATCATCGTGATGGACATCAAGGCCCAGGTTGCCGTGGAGTATGTGGACGCTGGGAAGAATTCCACTCTCATCCTCATAGACTACAAGACAGTAGGTGTTTAATGTCTCGGCTGAACAAGGTGGCTATTTTCACAGTGAGGAACGGTAACAGGAACTGTGGTGAGGAATGTTATTAGCTAAGGTGTCATTTGAATATAGTTTCCTTTTTGGAGTTCATGCTAATGTTAGCAAGCCTCACCAGAGGTGCCCCCTACATGCATGGATGTGCAGGATTTTGATGCCTTGTGGTTCCTCTCCTCATGGCTCTACACTAATGCCATCTGTCAATTTGCTGCCTACATAGTTCAGGGTGTGACTGAGCAAACAGCAGGCTCCTTCCCCCATATAACGTTGCTTGGTGAAGCTCTCTAGCACAGATTTTGCCACATAGGGGACGTTAAGTTTCATGTTACTCTGATGACCATTATTTACTGCTGTGAGATCTTGGCTCTCTGTTCAGAAGGATCCCCTGATCATGTGCAGACGTGGGCATTACTGGGTCTGATCTAGACAGATGCAGTACATCCATCAGATATTTGTCTATCCAGGGATATATGACTGTCAAGTCCTTCGAGAAGCAGGCCTGCTACGCCATCAAGATGAGTCAGGATTTCCCCCCTATGAACAAGCTGAAGGAGACGCTGGGGAACCTCAAGGTGACAGAGGGTGTCAGGGACACATTTCCTTTTCTACTCTTTATTTGGACTTTGTAGTGACGTTCTGGAGAATAATGGACATACAGATTTGAGGCCCAATGGTTTTCAAGGACAATACAATACTACTtacaaaaatgtacattttatagaCACTTCCGTCAAAATGATTTACAGTTTTATGTAATTTCCGAACtacatcacatcacatcattAACTTGCTAAATTCATTTTAGGCTCTTCAGGTAAGCTTCACTAAAGTACCCTTGTCATTAAAAAGTGAGGCTGGTATTTATTCGGTATGTATTagtactgtgtgtttgttta harbors:
- the snrpg gene encoding small nuclear ribonucleoprotein G — translated: MSKAHPPELKKFMDKKLSLKLNGGRHVQGILRGFDPFMNLVMDDCLEMASGGQQSTIGMVVIRGNSIIMLEALERV
- the LOC111856554 gene encoding gastrokine-1-like yields the protein MLFFVLFCIISQYLQALILLGALLVGAIADENVSLVRKGANGQYHIIVMDIKAQVAVEYVDAGKNSTLILIDYKTGYMTVKSFEKQACYAIKMSQDFPPMNKLKETLGNLKTQDPPSAPPQQYIPTNISVKNLAMLGDSVQAVCHNLPIYWTQRQSGMMLDFFFCDGQLFNWWIVHMCFGSSYY